GCCATCGTTAATAACTCCTTAAAATGTAAACGTTTAATCCGAAACGACTCAATCTGAACCTGCTGGCCCACGGGTCAGGTCCCTGAGACCCAGCTTCTTAGATTCCATTACCACTTATTGCCGTGTACTTAGACCGTAATACTGGCATTTCATATTTATATTTAATTAATCTTACCTGAACCATTCCGGCTAAATCATTCCTGTCTTATCAGGCCCTCCAGGTAAAGTTCCCTGAGTTCGGCTGCCTTTTCGCGCGCTACCTCGATTGCTTCCAGCACCTCAGCCTCGGTTAAAGGAGCAGAGCCCATTTTCTGCATGCCTGCAATGGCTCCATCCGAACCTGAGACAACAGTCAGTTTTGTCTCACAAACGGCTTCCTCATCCAGAGAAGGGTCCACCATGAGCTTTGAGCCTATCTTGGCAAGAGTCACGCCCACTGGAAGTTCTTTCATCGCAAGGGGCACATTCGGCCCGATTCCCTGCTGCTCGTTTGGGACAGTAGTGGTCATAAGAGCCGCAATAGCAGCGAGACAGGATGCATCAATGAGATTTCCATCGTCATTGAGGACGTGGACATCTATAAAGACGATCCAGACGGATTCTCCAACGGTTATGCAAAGCTTCTTTATATCAATTGCGCCTGATTCCCGGATTCCCCTGTCTACAACCCTTGCCATTTCGATTGCTTCTTCTCTAGGTGGACCCGGCTCAAACTCGGGGGAAGCAATAGGATTGAGTTCCAGGTTGGTAATAATCACGCCTTCGTCCTGAGAAT
This region of Methanosarcina flavescens genomic DNA includes:
- the rrp42 gene encoding exosome complex protein Rrp42 codes for the protein MKTMSEIIATLKKDYIYNLMIKGKRQDGRRFKDFRDIKLETNVISKAEGSAKVTLGNTQVLVGVKLQTGTPFPDSQDEGVIITNLELNPIASPEFEPGPPREEAIEMARVVDRGIRESGAIDIKKLCITVGESVWIVFIDVHVLNDDGNLIDASCLAAIAALMTTTVPNEQQGIGPNVPLAMKELPVGVTLAKIGSKLMVDPSLDEEAVCETKLTVVSGSDGAIAGMQKMGSAPLTEAEVLEAIEVAREKAAELRELYLEGLIRQE